A genome region from Tenebrio molitor chromosome 4, icTenMoli1.1, whole genome shotgun sequence includes the following:
- the LOC138129502 gene encoding cytochrome P450 6j1-like has product MLTFSFLVELVFYVVIIFISLYLYFTRNFNHWKNKNVPYFKPLPFVGNVYNGVLMRDSMGEIFSDLYNKTMKPFIGFFILDKPCLLLRDPQLIKRVLISDFQHFYDRNILNNKRDDPISTHMLFFLKNPEWKDIRGKITPVFSSSKIKIMSRLIEDVGQEMVDYLEKNAMLDSTVDMKDVSLRFTVDVIGTAVFGVNAHSFQNANCKFNEIAQKLFNWDDTLTAFRIRCYFLTPMIAKLFRMKFIHPYCANFLKKSFLEIMDRRIASKVSRNDLIDILLQLKTNDKQFMDGDILVAQAVMFFAAGFETTSSTIAFALHELAQHPDIQNKLRQEIDLISGKHDGINYDSLKEMEYLDMCVKEVLRKYPVLPFLDRKTATNYDIPGTDVIIEKDTPVFIPILALHNDPRYFANPEVFNPERFSKTNNNNIEHFVYMPFGEGPRNCIGARFGKLTTKLGLAYILKSFVVEKTCFTEAKIRFNPKGVTLSPFKGMKLKLRKV; this is encoded by the exons ATGTTGACATTTTCCTTTCTTGTGGAACTCGTGTTTTacgttgtaataatttttatctccCTTTATCTGTATTTCACGCGAAACTTTAATcactggaaaaacaaaaatgtccCATACTTCAAACCGTTACCATTTGTTGGTAACGTGTACAACGGTGTGCTAATGCGTGACTCCATGGGAGAGATTTTCAGTGACTTGTACAACAAAACAATGAAACCTTTTATCGGATTTTTCATATTGGACAAACCTTGTCTGCTGCTAAGAGATCCTCAACTTATCAAGAGAGTCTTGATCAGCGATTTTCAACACTTTTACGACAGAAACATCCTGAACAACAAACGAGACGATCCGATCTCCACCCACATGttattttttctgaaaaatccCGAATGGAAAGACATCCGGGGAAAAATCACACCGGTGTTCTCTTcgtctaaaataaaaattatgtctAGATTAATAGAAGACGTTGGACAAGAAATGGTAGATTATCTTGAAAAAAATGCCATGCTAGATTCGACAGTGGACATGAAAGACGTCTCCCTTAGATTCACCGTGGATGTGATCGGCACGGCAGTATTTGGTGTGAACGCACATTCGTTTCAAAACGCAAATTGCAAATTCAACGAGATCGctcaaaaattattcaacTGGGATGACACTCTAACCGCCTTTCGTATAAGATGTTATTTCTTAACGCCCATGATTGCTAAACTATTTAGAATGAAATTCATCCATCCGTACTGCGccaattttctgaaaaaatcTTTTCTCGAAATCATGGACAGGAGAATTGCTTCAAAAGTCAGCAGAAACGATTTGATCGATATTTTACTGCAGTTGAAAACTAACGACAAACAGTTTATGG atgGGGACATACTCGTCGCTCAAGCTGTGATGTTTTTCGCTGCTGGTTTTGAAACCACTAGTTCGACCATTGCGTTTGCTTTACACGAATTAGCCCAACATCCAGACATTCAAAACAAACTGCGACAGGAAATTGATTTAATTTCTGGAAAACACGATGGCATCAATTATGACTCTCTTAAAGAAATGGAATACCTGGACATGTGTGTCAAAG AAGTACTAAGAAAATATCCAGTTCTTCCGTTTTTGGACAGAAAAACTGCCACCAACTACGATATTCCAGGAACTGACGTCATTATAGAGAAAGACACGCCCGTTTTTATACCAATTTTAGCTCTACATAATGATCCACGATATTTTGCCAATCCAGAAGTATTTAATCCTGAACGATTTTCTAAAACGAATAACAACAATATCGAACATTTTGTGTACATGCCTTTTGGAGAAGGTCCACGGAACTGCATCG GTGCCAGATTTGGGAAATTAACTACAAAGTTAggattggcgtacattttaaaaagttttgtggTAGAAAAAACCTGTTTCACTGAAGCCAAAATCAGATTTAATCCAAAGGGGGTGACTCTTTCGCCATTTAAAGGCATGAAGTTGAAACTAAGGAAAGTTTAA
- the LOC138128288 gene encoding ankyrin-1-like yields MILNVILAADNPLHLAVIYRNVDQIEKHIENENVYDKAGRNPLHLATHLEPRFVDQKTFLNVYNTEARENLANIAILEKMVKFKYADCDKLFQLNALQYAFENGSFLSVEIIIKTCEHAKENLHQYTQKYINNNNFVDFCLKHGCKNLLSSIFESSEKSKNYIKENASIIIQNTVKSCYFQEKETFRFVIDTLDDKYDFNSMYYSGYAPKETALHLAAMYRKTYAVQILIEKGASVDAVTTSKETPLHTASRLGNLETVELLIEKGASVNALKTNNETPLHLASERGNSETVALLIEKGASVNALKTNNETPLHLASKRADLKTVTLLFEKGASVNALKTNKETPLHLALKHYNLKIVSLLIQKGASVNALTTNNETPLHLASRFENLETVELLIAKGASVNTLKTNNKTALHLASERGNSETVALLIEKGASVNALKTDNETPLHLASKRGYLKTVALLIEKGASVNALKTNKETPLHLAFKHNNSETVALLIEKGASVNALKTNNETPLHLASKRGDVKTVALLIEKGASVNALKTNNETPLHLASQIGNLKTVALLIEKGASVNALKTNNETPLHLASQIGNLKTVALLIEKGASVNALKTNNETPLHSASTYRNLKIVELLIKKGASVNALATDNETPLHLASRFGNFKTVVLLIEKGATVNAVTTNNETPLHLASQIGNLKTVALLIEKGASVNALKTNKETPLHLAFKHNNSETVALLIEKGASVNALKTNNETPLHLASERGNSETVALLIEKGASVNALKTNNETPLHSASRYWNLKTVELLIEKGASVNALKTDNETPLHLASAVGYSEIVALLIEKGASVNAVTTNNESPLNWASRSRNLEIIELLIEKGAFVK; encoded by the coding sequence ATGATTTTAAATGTCATACTTGCCGCAGATAATCCTCTGCATTTGGCCGTGATCTATCGAAATGtggatcaaattgaaaaacacaTTGAGAACGAGAACGTTTACGACAAAGCTGGCCGCAATCCGCTCCATCTAGCGACGCACCTTGAACCAAGATTTGTCGATCAGAAAACTTTTTTGAATGTGTATAATACAGAAGCTAGAGAAAATTTGGCAAATATTGCTATTTTAGAAAAGAtggtgaaatttaaatacgCCGATTGCGACAAATTGTTCCAATTGAATGCCTTACAATATGCTTTCGAAAATGGAAGTTTTCTTTCTGTAGAAATTATCATAAAAACATGCGAACATGCAAAAGAGAACTTACATCAGTATACCCAAAAATATATCAATAATAACAACTTTGTAGATTTTTGCTTGAAGCATGgatgtaaaaatttattgtcctCAATATTCGAAAGCAgcgaaaaaagcaaaaattatattaaagaaaatgctTCAATTATCATTCAAAATACAGTAAAAAGCTGTTACTTCCAAGAAAAGGAAACATTCCGCTTTGTAATCGATACTCTTGATGATAAATACGACTTTAATTcgatgtactattccggataTGCACCAAAAGAAACTGCTCTACATTTAGCTGCAATGTACCGAAAAACATATGCGGTCCAAATattaatcgagaaaggagcatctgttgaCGCCGTTACAACTAGTAAAGAAACTCCGTTACATACGGCTTCTAGATTGGGGAATTTGGAAACAGtcgaattactaatcgagaaaggagcatctgttaacgcccttAAAACTAATAATGAAACCCCCTTACATCTGGCGTCTGAACGTGGTAATTCGGAAACAGTCGCTTTACtgatcgagaaaggagcatctgttaacgccctCAAAACTAATAATGAAACCCCGTTGCATTTGGCATCTAAACGTGCGGATTTGAAAACAGTCACTTTACTattcgagaaaggagcatctgttaacgcccttAAAACTAATAAAGAAACCCCGTTACATTTAGCACTTAAGCattacaatttgaaaatagtCTCATTACTAATccagaaaggagcatctgttaacgcccttACAACTAATAATGAAACCCCGTTACATTTGGCTTCTCGATTTGAGAATTTGGAAACAGTCGAATTACTAATCgcgaaaggagcatctgttaacacCCTTAAAACTAATAATAAAACCGCGTTACATTTAGCTTCTGAACGTGGTAATTCGGAAACAGTCgctttactaatcgagaaaggagcatctgttaacgcccttAAAACTGATAATGAAACCCCGTTACATTTGGCTTCTAAACGTGGTTATTTGAAAACAGTCgctttactaatcgagaaaggagcatctgttaacgcccttAAAACTAATAAAGAAACCCCGTTACATTTAGCATTTAAGCATAACAATTCGGAAACAGTCgctttactaatcgagaaaggagcatctgttaacgcccttAAAACCAATAATGAAACCCCGTTACATTTGGCATCTAAACGTGGGGATGTGAAAACAGTCgctttactaatcgagaaaggagcatctgttaacgcccttAAAACTAATAATGAAACCCCGTTACATTTGGCTTCTCAAATTGGGAATTTGAAAACAGTCgctttactaatcgagaaaggagcatctgttaacgcccttAAAACTAATAATGAAACCCCGTTACATTTGGCTTCTCAAATTGGGAATTTGAAAACAGTCgctttactaatcgagaaaggagcatctgttaacgcccttAAAACTAATAATGAAACTCCGTTACATTCGGCTTCTACATACAGGAATTTGAAAATAGTCGAATTACTAATcaagaaaggagcatctgttaacgcccttGCAACTGATAATGAAACTCCGTTACATTTGGCTTCTAGATTTGGGAATTTCAAAACAGTCGttttactaatcgagaaaggagcaacTGTTAACGCCGTTACAACTAATAATGAAACCCCGTTACATTTGGCTTCTCAAATTGGGAATTTGAAAACAGTCgctttactaatcgagaaaggagcatctgttaacgcccttAAAACTAATAAAGAAACCCCGTTACATTTAGCATTTAAGCATAACAATTCGGAAACAGTCgctttactaatcgagaaaggagcatctgttaacgcccttAAAACTAATAATGAAACCCCGTTGCATTTAGCTTCTGAACGTGGTAATTCGGAAACAGTCgctttactaatcgagaaaggagcatctgttaacgccttAAAAACTAATAATGAAACTCCGTTACATTCGGCTTCTAGATACTGGAATTTGAAAACAGTCGAATTACTAAttgagaaaggagcatctgttaacgccttAAAAACTGATAATGAAACCCCGTTACATTTGGCTTCTGCAGTTGGTTATTCAGAAATAGTCgctttactaatcgagaaaggagcatctgttaacgccgttACAACTAATAATGAATCTCCGTTAAATTGGGCTTCTCGATCTAGGAACTTGGAAATCAtcgaattactaatcgagaaaggagcattcGTCAAGTAA